From a single Planococcus shenhongbingii genomic region:
- a CDS encoding penicillin-binding transpeptidase domain-containing protein has translation MRKNWVGLLILGLFVFLAGCSQQATPEDRLEAYIGHWNKGEFTEMYDGFLNDGTKNAYDKTQFVERQQKLKEDLGIENLEVNYTKPAEDTEWKAEQPADFPVQIKMDTIAGPVKFEKTLTLLHEKHGEAEDWFVEWDPSFIFPQLEAEDEIRIDSIEAVRGEILDRNGLGIAINGGGYNIGVVPEKFTDKTKKAELAKILNLTVEEIDAELGQSWVKPELFVPLAKIARNNTEVLDKAIAIPGVAAQQVAMREYPYAEALGHLTGYIGSITAEQLEERKGEGYTSGDQIGRQGLERALEKQLRGKNGVRIWIDKPAEGAEAITVAEQPVTDGETVTLTIDAELQKKAFAAMKGEPGAAAAVNPDTGETLALVSSPSFDPNEFMLGISGDRFKELEADPKTPLFNRFAQAYAPGSTLKPVTAAIGMEAGTLDPAEGLEIKGKTWQNVSRLHPEAPNPIDLNKALVYSDNIYFAQQAVKMGNETFVEGLKKYGFGEDIPFAMNLAASQISNDGTIDSDGQLAATSFGQGQMLTNILHLAAMYEPFLTDGKMYKPTLLLDEEDSQVWKEGLISAENAATLRTGMRKVVVDGYAQSANVPGLALAGKTGTAELKAAGEERGKENGFFVTYNEDKPDMLLAIMIENVEDNGGSDYVAEMAAQIFK, from the coding sequence ATGAGAAAGAATTGGGTTGGACTATTAATCCTGGGACTGTTTGTTTTTCTGGCTGGCTGTTCCCAGCAAGCGACGCCGGAAGACCGGCTGGAAGCATACATAGGCCATTGGAATAAAGGCGAGTTCACTGAAATGTATGATGGATTTTTGAATGATGGCACGAAGAACGCCTATGACAAAACGCAGTTCGTCGAACGCCAGCAAAAGCTGAAAGAAGACCTCGGCATCGAGAACCTTGAAGTGAACTATACGAAACCGGCGGAAGACACGGAATGGAAAGCGGAACAGCCGGCGGATTTCCCGGTTCAAATCAAAATGGACACGATTGCTGGACCGGTGAAATTTGAAAAAACCTTGACGCTGCTCCACGAGAAGCACGGAGAAGCAGAAGACTGGTTCGTTGAATGGGATCCGTCATTCATTTTCCCGCAGCTGGAAGCGGAAGATGAAATCCGCATCGACTCGATTGAAGCGGTGCGCGGAGAAATCCTGGACCGCAACGGGTTGGGTATTGCCATCAACGGCGGTGGTTATAATATCGGCGTTGTGCCGGAAAAGTTCACGGATAAAACGAAGAAAGCGGAACTGGCAAAAATCCTGAACCTGACTGTCGAGGAAATCGACGCGGAACTGGGGCAAAGCTGGGTCAAACCGGAATTGTTTGTGCCGCTCGCGAAAATCGCGCGCAACAATACGGAAGTACTTGATAAAGCTATTGCCATCCCGGGAGTGGCTGCACAGCAAGTGGCGATGCGTGAATATCCATACGCAGAAGCGTTGGGGCATTTAACAGGTTATATCGGCAGCATCACCGCGGAACAATTGGAAGAACGTAAAGGCGAAGGCTATACATCGGGGGATCAAATCGGCCGCCAAGGACTGGAGCGTGCACTGGAAAAACAGCTGCGCGGCAAGAACGGTGTAAGAATCTGGATCGACAAACCGGCTGAAGGAGCAGAAGCAATTACAGTTGCCGAACAGCCGGTAACAGATGGAGAAACCGTTACATTGACAATCGATGCGGAACTGCAGAAAAAAGCATTCGCAGCGATGAAAGGCGAACCGGGAGCAGCAGCTGCAGTCAATCCGGACACCGGAGAAACCTTAGCGCTTGTTTCTTCACCAAGCTTTGACCCGAACGAATTTATGCTCGGCATCAGCGGAGATCGTTTTAAGGAACTGGAAGCAGATCCGAAAACGCCATTATTCAACCGTTTTGCACAAGCTTATGCTCCGGGTTCCACATTAAAACCGGTAACGGCGGCAATCGGCATGGAAGCAGGAACATTGGATCCGGCAGAAGGCCTGGAAATCAAAGGCAAGACTTGGCAAAATGTCTCACGCCTGCATCCGGAAGCGCCAAACCCGATTGATCTGAACAAAGCGCTGGTGTACTCGGACAATATCTACTTTGCGCAGCAAGCCGTGAAAATGGGCAATGAAACATTTGTCGAAGGATTGAAGAAATATGGCTTCGGGGAAGACATTCCATTTGCCATGAATCTAGCGGCTTCCCAAATTTCCAATGACGGTACAATCGATTCTGACGGGCAGCTGGCAGCGACCTCGTTCGGCCAAGGGCAGATGCTGACGAACATACTGCATCTCGCTGCGATGTACGAACCTTTCCTGACCGACGGCAAGATGTACAAGCCGACCCTACTATTGGATGAAGAAGATTCGCAAGTATGGAAAGAAGGCTTGATTTCAGCGGAAAACGCAGCAACGCTCCGCACCGGCATGCGAAAAGTGGTCGTTGACGGCTATGCCCAGTCGGCGAACGTTCCAGGTCTAGCACTCGCAGGCAAAACCGGAACAGCGGAACTGAAAGCGGCAGGAGAAGAACGGGGCAAAGAAAACGGCTTTTTCGTGACGTATAACGAAGACAAGCCGGATATGCTACTGGCGATAATGATTGAAAACGTCGAAGACAACGGCGGTAGTGATTACGTCGCTGAAATGGCGGCACAGATATTTAAATAA
- a CDS encoding WapI family immunity protein, whose protein sequence is MKFHVLGNETKLEIDVLQRNYPDSRDYWDANWVASIIHLEIPGYVVHFEADLRTDELKEFVDGLRDMNERLHGTAILKNLDNYIHLTGSMNSLGKISWILETLYPVGTGAQLSCDFESDQSYLRILIDELDAVLEAFPVIGKADSI, encoded by the coding sequence TTGAAGTTTCATGTATTGGGCAACGAAACAAAATTGGAAATCGACGTATTGCAGCGTAATTATCCGGACAGCCGGGATTACTGGGATGCCAATTGGGTAGCTTCCATCATCCATCTGGAAATCCCGGGATATGTCGTTCATTTTGAAGCGGATCTTAGAACCGATGAACTGAAAGAGTTTGTCGACGGGCTGAGAGATATGAATGAACGGCTGCATGGCACTGCCATCTTAAAAAATCTTGATAACTATATCCATCTGACCGGCTCGATGAATTCACTTGGCAAGATTTCCTGGATTCTTGAAACTCTTTATCCCGTTGGCACGGGTGCGCAGCTGTCTTGCGACTTTGAATCGGACCAGAGCTATTTACGGATTCTGATTGATGAGCTCGATGCTGTACTGGAAGCTTTTCCAGTGATTGGGAAAGCCGATAGTATTTAA
- a CDS encoding MarR family winged helix-turn-helix transcriptional regulator — translation MNQDNEKLMRSIRLMRSFRRVQKNMMCLDQQTAARNGLSMPQYAILMTLAKRQDMTQKTVGEVSFLPKSTLSQAVDGLAREGLLERQQVEDNRREMGLALTAKGEALVHAIHSQQGGSHQRFQEAVESLTDEQYEKLLELHQHISAHLEIRDLEEQRR, via the coding sequence ATGAATCAGGATAATGAAAAACTAATGCGTTCCATCCGGTTGATGCGGTCGTTCAGACGAGTGCAGAAGAATATGATGTGCTTAGACCAGCAAACAGCAGCGCGAAACGGCTTGTCGATGCCGCAATACGCCATTTTGATGACCTTGGCAAAACGTCAGGATATGACACAGAAAACCGTAGGGGAAGTCAGTTTTCTGCCGAAAAGCACTTTGAGCCAGGCAGTTGATGGCTTGGCGCGGGAAGGCCTGCTCGAGCGCCAGCAAGTGGAAGACAACCGGCGGGAAATGGGCTTGGCTTTGACCGCTAAAGGCGAAGCGCTGGTCCATGCCATCCACAGCCAGCAAGGCGGAAGCCATCAGCGGTTCCAGGAAGCGGTGGAATCGTTGACCGATGAACAATACGAAAAACTGCTGGAACTCCATCAGCACATTTCGGCGCATTTGGAAATACGTGATTTAGAGGAGCAGCGCAGATGA
- a CDS encoding ABC transporter ATP-binding protein: MIRILKNLSVYKWLVVAVTVLIFGQSMADLFLPTLMADIIDNGVVKGNIPYIWSIGGWMLLISALGAAASIAASFYSSKAAMGMGRDLRLKVFSHVEKFSLQEFDRVGTASLITRTTNDITQIQQVVIMLLRMVISAPIMLVGGLIMAISKDAKLSLVIVGAMPFLVGSILLIFKKGMPLFREVQRRLDRLNLVLRENLTGIRVIRAFNRETEEKARLQKANRELTDVSIRVNKIMAFMMPVMMLIMNLTVVGVIWFGGIRINNGAMQIGDLMAFIQYVMMIMFALVMASVMFVMVPRAAVSANRINEVLDMKPAFEDLGTEAADFEPGTLEFEDVTFSYPGAEKPALSGVSFKANPGEITAIIGGTGSGKSTLINLIPRFYDISSGAIRVNGVDIRDASQDEVRSKLGFVPQKSILFTGTIADNIRFGKEEATQAELEHAASIAQATEFISNLKEGYDTEIEQGGSNLSGGQKQRLAIARALVRKPDIYIFDDSFSALDFKTDAKLRRALKGETKNATVLLVAQRVSTVVDADRIIVLEHGRIAGMGTHEELMNSNEVYREIAYSQLSEEEIA; encoded by the coding sequence ATGATTAGAATCCTAAAAAACTTAAGCGTCTATAAATGGCTTGTAGTTGCTGTGACGGTTCTTATTTTTGGCCAGTCGATGGCGGACCTTTTTTTGCCGACGCTAATGGCGGACATCATTGACAACGGCGTAGTAAAAGGAAATATTCCGTATATTTGGAGCATCGGCGGCTGGATGTTATTGATTTCCGCACTGGGGGCAGCCGCTTCGATTGCGGCAAGCTTTTATTCGTCAAAAGCGGCCATGGGCATGGGACGGGACCTTCGTTTGAAAGTGTTCAGCCATGTAGAAAAATTTTCGCTGCAGGAATTTGATCGAGTCGGAACGGCATCACTGATCACCCGGACAACGAATGACATCACGCAGATTCAGCAAGTGGTCATCATGCTGCTGCGCATGGTCATCAGCGCACCGATCATGCTGGTCGGCGGACTAATCATGGCGATTTCAAAAGACGCCAAATTGTCGCTGGTCATTGTGGGAGCCATGCCGTTTTTGGTAGGTTCGATTTTATTGATTTTCAAAAAAGGGATGCCGTTGTTCCGGGAAGTCCAAAGACGCCTCGACCGCTTGAATTTGGTGCTGCGGGAAAACCTGACTGGCATCCGTGTCATCCGGGCGTTCAACCGCGAGACGGAAGAAAAAGCGCGGCTCCAAAAAGCCAACCGCGAGCTGACGGATGTATCGATCCGGGTCAATAAAATCATGGCGTTCATGATGCCGGTGATGATGCTTATCATGAACTTGACGGTTGTAGGAGTAATTTGGTTCGGCGGCATCCGCATCAATAATGGGGCAATGCAAATCGGGGATTTGATGGCCTTTATTCAATACGTCATGATGATCATGTTTGCTCTTGTTATGGCGTCGGTGATGTTTGTCATGGTTCCGCGTGCAGCTGTTTCAGCGAACCGCATCAACGAAGTGCTCGACATGAAACCGGCGTTTGAAGACCTGGGCACTGAAGCAGCGGACTTTGAACCCGGCACTCTCGAATTTGAAGATGTGACATTCAGCTATCCAGGCGCTGAAAAACCGGCGCTGTCCGGAGTAAGCTTTAAAGCGAATCCTGGGGAAATTACCGCAATCATCGGCGGCACCGGTTCCGGAAAATCGACGCTGATCAATTTGATTCCACGGTTCTATGATATTTCAAGCGGTGCAATCCGCGTCAACGGCGTCGACATCCGGGATGCCTCACAGGACGAAGTGCGCTCAAAGCTCGGCTTTGTGCCGCAAAAATCCATTCTTTTTACCGGTACGATTGCGGACAATATCCGTTTCGGGAAAGAAGAGGCGACGCAGGCTGAATTGGAGCATGCCGCTTCGATTGCGCAGGCAACCGAGTTTATCAGTAATTTGAAAGAAGGCTACGATACCGAAATCGAACAAGGCGGCTCGAATTTATCCGGAGGTCAGAAACAGCGTTTGGCGATTGCCCGCGCGCTCGTCCGAAAACCGGACATCTATATCTTCGACGACAGTTTTTCGGCACTTGATTTCAAGACGGACGCTAAGCTCCGCCGAGCATTGAAAGGTGAAACAAAAAACGCTACGGTGCTATTGGTGGCACAGCGCGTCAGTACTGTGGTCGATGCAGACCGTATCATTGTGCTGGAACATGGTCGCATAGCCGGCATGGGAACACATGAGGAATTGATGAACAGCAACGAAGTCTACCGGGAAATCGCCTATTCCCAGCTGTCAGAGGAGGAGATCGCATGA
- a CDS encoding ABC transporter ATP-binding protein — protein MSTEKRPQSGRPIRQGPGHGPPGGMMLPGEKPKNFKANFKRLLRYLKPRRNRLIAVFFAAILSTVFSIVGPKLTGDAITELFEGAYGKLQGVPGAAIDFGAIGQILLLLTALYIFSSLFSYLMQYIMSTVAQDTVYDLRQDVNKKLEKLPLNYFDSRPNGETLSRMTNDIDTIGSTLQQSLTQFITSIVMLVGIIVMMLTISPWLTLIAFVSLPLSIFVIQPILKRSQTQFANQQRSLGELNGHIEEMYTGHPVVKAFGYEEKAVTQFEKVNDELYDAGRRAQFISGIIMPLMTFIGNFSYVLISVVGGILVTQRAISIGDIQAFIMYSKQFTQPIMQTANIANIIQSTIAAAERVFELLDEPEEKKETATVSLERANGAVAFENVDFGYGDDLLIHNMNITVTPGQTVAIVGPTGAGKTTLINLLMRFYELKGGKIEIDGLDTRELSRSSLRKSFGMVLQDTWLFNGTIKDNIAYGKTGATDEEIFAAADAAHADHFIRTLPEGYNTVLNEEASNISQGQKQLLTIARAILADPPIMILDEATSSVDTRTEVFIQRAMNRLMEGRTSFVIAHRLSTIKDADLILVMDKGNVIEQGTHTQLLEKNGFYADLYNSQFSEKVAI, from the coding sequence ATGAGTACGGAAAAACGGCCTCAAAGCGGCAGACCCATCAGACAGGGACCTGGGCACGGTCCCCCTGGCGGCATGATGCTGCCAGGTGAAAAACCGAAAAATTTCAAAGCGAACTTCAAACGTCTGCTCCGCTATTTGAAGCCGCGGCGCAACCGATTGATTGCGGTGTTCTTCGCAGCGATCCTAAGCACAGTGTTCTCGATTGTCGGGCCGAAACTTACAGGCGATGCCATTACGGAATTGTTTGAAGGGGCATACGGCAAACTGCAGGGAGTGCCGGGAGCGGCGATTGATTTTGGTGCTATCGGACAAATTTTGTTATTGCTGACGGCCTTATATATTTTCAGCAGCCTTTTCAGTTATTTAATGCAATACATCATGTCGACCGTGGCGCAGGATACGGTTTATGACCTGCGTCAAGACGTCAATAAAAAACTGGAAAAGCTGCCATTGAATTATTTCGACAGCCGGCCAAACGGAGAGACCTTGAGCCGCATGACCAATGACATCGATACGATCGGCAGCACGCTGCAGCAAAGTTTGACGCAGTTTATCACGTCGATCGTCATGCTGGTCGGAATCATTGTCATGATGCTGACGATCAGCCCGTGGCTGACATTGATTGCGTTTGTTTCGTTGCCGCTTTCAATCTTCGTTATCCAGCCGATTTTGAAACGGTCGCAAACGCAATTCGCCAACCAGCAGCGTTCACTTGGTGAATTGAACGGCCATATTGAAGAAATGTATACTGGCCATCCAGTCGTGAAAGCGTTCGGCTATGAGGAAAAAGCGGTAACGCAGTTTGAGAAAGTGAACGATGAATTATACGATGCCGGCCGGCGCGCACAGTTTATCTCAGGGATTATCATGCCGCTGATGACGTTTATCGGCAATTTCAGTTATGTACTGATTAGTGTGGTCGGCGGGATTCTGGTGACGCAGCGGGCGATTTCCATTGGGGATATCCAAGCGTTCATCATGTATTCGAAACAGTTCACGCAGCCGATCATGCAGACCGCCAATATTGCAAACATCATCCAGTCGACCATTGCAGCGGCGGAACGTGTCTTTGAACTGCTTGATGAACCCGAAGAGAAAAAAGAAACGGCGACCGTCTCTTTGGAACGGGCGAACGGAGCAGTGGCGTTCGAGAACGTCGACTTTGGCTACGGCGATGACCTGTTGATCCACAACATGAACATCACAGTGACGCCTGGCCAGACAGTGGCCATTGTCGGGCCGACCGGAGCCGGCAAGACGACGTTAATCAACTTGCTGATGCGGTTCTATGAACTCAAAGGCGGCAAGATTGAAATCGACGGACTCGACACCCGTGAATTGTCCCGCAGTTCACTGCGGAAAAGCTTTGGCATGGTGCTGCAGGATACCTGGCTCTTCAACGGCACCATCAAAGACAATATTGCTTACGGCAAAACCGGCGCAACAGATGAAGAGATCTTCGCGGCAGCGGATGCAGCGCATGCAGATCATTTCATCCGCACGCTGCCGGAAGGCTACAACACCGTGTTGAATGAAGAAGCATCGAATATTTCGCAAGGACAGAAGCAATTGCTGACCATTGCGCGAGCCATTCTGGCAGATCCGCCGATCATGATTCTGGACGAAGCGACATCGAGCGTCGACACCCGCACCGAAGTATTTATCCAGCGGGCGATGAACCGCCTGATGGAAGGGCGCACGAGCTTTGTCATCGCCCACCGTCTGTCGACCATCAAAGATGCCGATTTGATCCTGGTCATGGATAAAGGGAATGTCATTGAACAAGGCACCCATACCCAGCTGCTCGAGAAAAACGGCTTTTATGCCGATTTGTACAATAGCCAGTTTTCCGAGAAAGTGGCGATCTAA
- a CDS encoding CPBP family intramembrane glutamic endopeptidase, whose protein sequence is MFQKMKFRYIVGITLTVYLSMVYATTVFPLSEDLEAVLLSVAVYGIVPFWFFTYQFRLQNVSVSTFVFTDGAERWIASVIGLIVLSIAFTLSLFWLQLYVFLPVSPDWAAYLLEPIALPEDPIYLAITIGLLIFLEPVAEEFIFRGVLLSRMTMKTSRWGGILISSLLFGLAHDDIIGSFLFGIIAALLYLKTRNLLAPILLHIFYNAFFALTMAYAPAWPEAIRIQEAADIAEKVMPNAIVLAVSTLLLGLFAFWLAKEEVWKKNRSVVFMNKKSQGH, encoded by the coding sequence ATGTTCCAGAAAATGAAGTTTCGCTATATTGTCGGGATTACGCTCACTGTTTATCTTTCTATGGTTTATGCTACGACCGTTTTTCCTCTGAGTGAAGATTTGGAAGCGGTTTTGCTGTCGGTTGCTGTTTACGGCATTGTTCCTTTCTGGTTCTTTACGTATCAGTTCCGCTTGCAAAACGTGTCGGTTTCTACTTTTGTTTTTACAGATGGTGCCGAGCGCTGGATTGCTTCCGTGATTGGCTTGATTGTGCTGTCAATCGCCTTTACGTTAAGCTTGTTTTGGCTCCAGCTCTATGTCTTCTTGCCGGTTTCACCGGACTGGGCCGCTTATTTGCTTGAACCGATCGCTTTGCCGGAAGACCCGATTTACCTCGCTATCACCATTGGCCTGCTGATCTTCCTCGAGCCAGTCGCTGAAGAATTCATCTTCCGCGGCGTGCTGCTAAGCCGGATGACCATGAAAACATCCAGATGGGGCGGCATCCTGATTTCGAGTTTGCTGTTCGGGCTCGCGCACGACGATATCATCGGTTCTTTTCTGTTCGGGATTATTGCCGCGTTGTTGTATTTGAAGACCCGCAACTTGCTTGCACCGATTCTCCTGCACATCTTTTACAATGCATTCTTTGCCTTGACGATGGCGTATGCTCCGGCATGGCCTGAAGCAATCCGCATTCAAGAAGCGGCTGACATCGCCGAAAAAGTTATGCCGAACGCCATCGTCCTTGCAGTCAGCACGCTGCTGTTGGGGCTCTTCGCCTTTTGGCTCGCTAAAGAAGAGGTATGGAAAAAGAACCGCAGCGTGGTGTTTATGAATAAAAAAAGCCAAGGCCATTAA
- a CDS encoding CPBP family intramembrane glutamic endopeptidase produces MFEEMRTRELFNWMFCGMVLAAFVLVQFSSNIFLMDVGMQLMFYVVVPVSYFGSQFRKQKVPVTNVVFLKGASRWILPAISLVMLSMFFSIGILWLQLRMLAPIAPQMVDYLLKPASLPDNTAYLITVSLIVAVIGPIAEEFMFRGLLLKRLIVKTSMWEGVWLSSLLFGMLHMDFFGAFLFGVTASILYLLTDNLLIPILLHVFHNSLVVGLMYVSPGWPQWLTVAESADIYAKAVPNAIALLVSGTLLLAVILRLAQILNQKKEDEKYQAALKKEAEAIENETNNPETP; encoded by the coding sequence ATGTTTGAAGAAATGAGGACTCGTGAATTATTTAACTGGATGTTTTGCGGGATGGTTCTTGCCGCTTTTGTGCTAGTGCAGTTTTCTTCGAATATTTTCCTGATGGATGTGGGCATGCAGCTGATGTTCTATGTCGTCGTGCCCGTCTCGTATTTCGGTTCTCAGTTCAGAAAGCAAAAGGTGCCGGTAACCAATGTGGTGTTTCTGAAAGGAGCGTCGCGCTGGATTTTGCCGGCAATCAGTTTGGTGATGTTGTCGATGTTTTTCTCGATTGGCATCCTGTGGCTGCAATTGCGGATGCTGGCGCCAATTGCTCCCCAGATGGTCGACTATCTTCTAAAGCCGGCTTCGCTTCCTGACAATACGGCCTATCTGATCACGGTTTCACTTATCGTAGCGGTCATCGGACCGATTGCGGAAGAATTCATGTTCCGCGGATTGCTGTTGAAGCGCTTGATCGTCAAGACCTCTATGTGGGAAGGCGTCTGGCTGTCGAGTTTGTTATTTGGGATGCTGCATATGGATTTCTTCGGGGCATTTTTGTTCGGCGTGACGGCCTCTATTTTGTATCTTTTGACGGACAATCTGCTGATCCCGATTTTACTGCACGTTTTCCACAACTCGCTCGTAGTTGGCTTGATGTACGTCAGCCCCGGCTGGCCCCAATGGCTGACGGTCGCGGAAAGTGCGGACATTTATGCAAAAGCCGTGCCGAACGCGATTGCCTTATTGGTCAGCGGCACCTTGCTTCTCGCCGTTATCCTGCGGCTCGCCCAAATCTTGAACCAGAAAAAAGAAGACGAGAAGTACCAGGCTGCCCTTAAAAAAGAAGCCGAAGCGATTGAAAATGAAACCAATAATCCCGAAACGCCATAA
- a CDS encoding FAD-containing oxidoreductase, translating to MLTFDAIIIGFGKAGKTLAGELAAKDWKVALVEKDPEMYGGTCINIACIPTKILVHDGLNEIPYTDAIERKNKVVEKLRAKNHKSLADNDQVTIFNAAAKFLSDKEVEVTGDAKQEVLTAEHIFINTGATSNIPPIKGDIKSDKVYTSTTLIELKQLPKKLAIVGAGYIGLEYASMYNNFGAEVTVITPEDELLPHEDREIVAEIQKEMEAQGVRFVFGSHAEEITEQNSDSVTVTLSNGDSLTANAVLLATGRKPNVEGLGLENTAVKLTDKGDIEVNEHLQTTAENIWAMGDVKGGMQFTYISLDDSRIVMDSLFSDGDRSLDSRKNIPYSVFIDPPLSRVGLTAKEAEEQGFDIMEGALPIKAHPRAHIINDLRGLFKVVVDQKTDRILGASLFGPESPELINLVKLAMDLNAPSTFLRDQIYNHPVMSEAFNALFDVK from the coding sequence ATGTTAACTTTTGATGCGATTATTATCGGGTTCGGGAAAGCCGGCAAGACATTGGCCGGGGAACTTGCCGCTAAAGACTGGAAAGTCGCTCTCGTTGAGAAAGATCCGGAAATGTATGGGGGCACGTGCATCAATATTGCCTGCATCCCGACGAAAATCCTCGTCCATGACGGCTTGAATGAAATTCCTTATACGGATGCGATTGAACGGAAAAACAAAGTGGTGGAAAAACTGCGGGCCAAGAACCACAAAAGCTTGGCAGACAATGATCAAGTGACGATTTTCAATGCTGCTGCGAAATTCCTTTCCGATAAAGAAGTGGAAGTTACGGGCGACGCAAAGCAAGAAGTGTTGACCGCTGAACACATCTTCATTAACACGGGTGCCACCAGCAACATCCCGCCAATCAAAGGCGACATCAAATCGGATAAAGTCTATACCAGCACCACGTTAATTGAACTGAAACAGCTGCCTAAAAAATTGGCGATTGTCGGTGCCGGTTATATCGGGCTTGAATACGCGTCAATGTACAATAATTTCGGGGCGGAAGTCACCGTCATCACTCCGGAAGATGAACTGCTGCCACATGAAGACCGGGAAATCGTTGCCGAAATCCAGAAAGAAATGGAAGCGCAAGGTGTCCGCTTTGTTTTCGGCTCTCACGCAGAAGAAATTACTGAACAAAACAGTGACTCCGTCACCGTGACTTTGTCGAACGGCGACAGCTTAACGGCAAATGCTGTGCTGCTGGCGACGGGCCGGAAACCGAATGTTGAGGGTCTTGGCCTTGAAAATACAGCGGTAAAACTGACCGATAAAGGCGACATTGAAGTGAATGAACATCTTCAAACAACAGCGGAAAATATTTGGGCAATGGGTGACGTGAAAGGCGGCATGCAGTTTACGTACATCTCGCTTGACGACTCACGCATTGTCATGGATTCCCTGTTCAGCGACGGAGACCGCTCACTCGACAGCCGCAAAAACATTCCTTACTCCGTCTTTATCGACCCGCCGCTTTCTCGAGTCGGCCTAACAGCGAAAGAAGCGGAAGAACAAGGTTTTGATATTATGGAAGGCGCACTTCCGATCAAAGCCCATCCGCGGGCGCATATCATCAACGATTTGCGCGGCCTCTTCAAAGTGGTGGTCGATCAAAAAACCGACCGCATTTTAGGAGCGAGCTTATTCGGGCCGGAATCTCCGGAACTCATCAACCTTGTGAAACTGGCGATGGATTTGAATGCTCCTTCTACATTCCTGCGGGATCAAATCTACAATCATCCGGTGATGAGCGAAGCGTTTAATGCGCTTTTTGACGTTAAATAA
- the hutG gene encoding formimidoylglutamase: protein MYKLPKRHFWHGHIDSRTDRASFRFHQSVELLCSDEVPERSFSIIGFECDEGAKRSGGQTGAAEAPDQIRSHLADLPDHLGGRQLVDAGTVMQKGGDMEKAQRELGEHISNLLGRSATPIILGGGHETAYGHYWGARRFLGPDAKIGIISIDAYFDLQDAERPDSRTVFKQILETDSNAGYLVLGVQPLGNTRAIFNKAEQLGAQFVLAEDLALRDLQSTQNVIDAFCKNYDHVLVTFCMESLSSFYAPSIVDASPFGLEPVVVRQLLWHIVANEKVKSFDISEVNPTIDGNGKTTKLAAYLVAEVMAAFH, encoded by the coding sequence TTGTATAAATTACCGAAAAGGCATTTTTGGCACGGTCATATTGACAGCCGGACAGACCGGGCCAGTTTCCGCTTCCACCAGAGCGTTGAACTCTTATGCAGCGATGAAGTTCCGGAACGTTCTTTTTCCATCATCGGCTTTGAATGCGATGAAGGAGCTAAGCGCAGCGGCGGACAAACGGGAGCCGCAGAAGCACCGGACCAAATCCGCAGCCATCTGGCGGACCTTCCCGATCACTTAGGCGGCCGGCAGCTTGTCGATGCCGGCACGGTGATGCAAAAAGGCGGCGATATGGAAAAAGCCCAGAGAGAACTGGGTGAACACATCAGCAATTTGCTGGGCCGCTCCGCAACGCCCATCATTTTAGGCGGCGGGCATGAAACAGCGTATGGCCATTATTGGGGCGCGCGGCGCTTTCTCGGCCCGGATGCAAAAATCGGCATCATTAGCATTGATGCGTATTTCGATCTGCAGGATGCGGAACGCCCGGATTCCCGCACCGTATTCAAACAGATTCTGGAAACCGACAGCAATGCCGGCTATCTCGTCCTTGGCGTCCAGCCGCTCGGCAACACGCGGGCGATTTTCAACAAAGCGGAACAGCTTGGCGCACAGTTCGTCCTTGCCGAAGATTTGGCACTGCGCGATTTGCAAAGCACGCAAAACGTCATTGATGCGTTCTGTAAGAATTATGACCACGTACTCGTCACTTTTTGTATGGAATCGCTATCGTCCTTTTATGCGCCGAGCATTGTCGACGCTTCCCCGTTCGGGCTCGAACCGGTCGTTGTGCGCCAACTGTTGTGGCATATTGTCGCCAATGAAAAAGTGAAGAGCTTTGATATTTCTGAAGTCAATCCGACAATCGATGGCAACGGAAAAACGACGAAGCTTGCCGCTTATCTGGTCGCCGAAGTGATGGCTGCATTTCATTGA